From the Methanobacterium sp. genome, the window GGGTAGACCTATTCCTCGTCGGGCTTAAACATATCGATAACCAGAAACACATAGAACTAACAGGTAAGGATAACACAGATATTTTAAAGAATATTTCTGTTCTAGATTCCATTAAAAAACGCTTCTGGCTACGTTATGTAGTGATCCCAGGTATTACGGATGATAAAAAAGATATACAGCAGTTAGCTACGTTTCTTTCAGATTTCAATCATCTGGAACTGGTGGAGCTACTACCATACCACTGTTTGGGGCTTAGAAAATGGGAAGCACTCGGTAAATCTTATGCATTGCCAGATGTTAAGCCTCCTACAGCAGAAGAAATGTTACGAGTGAAAAAGGTTTTTCAGGCATTTGATCTGCCTGTAGATGTGGGAGATGTGGAAGTATTAGGCATTTGATTAGTCTGTAGTACATAACTATAA encodes:
- the pflA gene encoding pyruvate formate-lyase-activating protein: MKVSEPVSKSIKGRVHSFESFSALDGPGIRYVIFFSGCPMRCVFCHNVDMIESLPGTYNEYSVAEVMKRIERARPFFTCSRSGGGITLSGGEPFFQFEFMLNLLKECKRLKIHTVVDTNLYTSPREIETVSKWVDLFLVGLKHIDNQKHIELTGKDNTDILKNISVLDSIKKRFWLRYVVIPGITDDKKDIQQLATFLSDFNHLELVELLPYHCLGLRKWEALGKSYALPDVKPPTAEEMLRVKKVFQAFDLPVDVGDVEVLGI